From a region of the Macrobrachium nipponense isolate FS-2020 chromosome 3, ASM1510439v2, whole genome shotgun sequence genome:
- the LOC135222424 gene encoding uncharacterized protein LOC135222424 has protein sequence MDLSIKEVAEDKLVRTYRRKMLVEEKIEEQPWFNEELQKKGMMDKAQKLANLTYSVIEKSCNKVLLGKTFWKNIALPSVLYGTNVVNLTDTEIEKLQRIENGVYRKILGACRSTVVAILRGEIGASSMKSRIMSGKLSHVNNTINGRKELLKKIIIDMQEKERKWWKTNGNTCCPFCHNIEEDIFHFLLYCCTYREERVKAIGLQQPYEENESYIIGKFLFTDHNEIRKESLYMMWKKRMKELNNLKKTQD, from the exons ATGGACttatcaataaaagaagtagcagaagacaaGCTAGTGAGAACATATAGGAGAAAGATGCTAGTAGAGGAAAAAATAGAAGAGCAACCCTGGTTCAATGAAGAA ctacagaaaaaggGAATGATGGACaaagcacagaagttagccaacctaacctattcCGTGATAGAAAAAAGCTGTAACAAAGTTCTTCTAggtaaaacattctggaaaaatataGCTCTACCATCAGTCTTATATGGAACCAATGTAGTTAATTTAACagatacagaaatagaaaaattgcaaagaatagagaatggggtttatagaaaaatattaggagcatgtagaagtacagtagtagccatattaaggggggagataggagcATCTTCTATGAAAAGCAGAATTATGAGTGGAAAGCTAAGTCAtgtaaataatactataaatggacggaaagaattactgaagaaaataattatagatatgcaagaaaaggaaagaaaatggtggaaaaca AATgggaacacctgttgtcctttttgtcATAATATAgaagaagacatatttcatttccttttgtattgtTGTACGTACAGAGAAGAACGCGTTAAAGCAATTGGACTTCAACAACCTTATGAAGAGAATGAAAGTTATATAattggaaaatttttatttacagatcataatgaaataagaaaagaatccTTATacatgatgtggaaaaaaagaatgaaagagctcaacaatttaaaaaaaactcaagattaa